In the Pseudoliparis swirei isolate HS2019 ecotype Mariana Trench chromosome 19, NWPU_hadal_v1, whole genome shotgun sequence genome, one interval contains:
- the LOC130209294 gene encoding protocadherin alpha-3-like, with the protein MEQRRSEERMARGYLVGCVVAVLLCSGASAQSRYSISEEVNEGTVVGNIAKDLGLDKSTLRDRKYRIVSSNADHLFHVNQNDGVLYVSRKIDREEVCAQSSTCLINLKTVLENPLEVHYVDVEVLDINDHSPSFPEKVTTLEMSESVTPGARIQLNAARDPDSGHFSVQHYKLSDNDHFRLEVKDKGEDGKIPILIVKKAVDRETTGSHSLVLTALDGGKPPKSGEIKILVNVLDINDNAPVFSKDVYFVMLDENAPTGTTVIQVNATDLDEGSNGEVVYSFTINQRLLKLFDINPLTGEIIVKGLIDYEERDKYEIEIRASDKGLAPLATEKSVMIKIVDINDNAPVIEVTSFSNSIPEDSRPGTTVALISVNDLDSGLNGKVICSIGENVPFALSPSLRDNMYSLVTKSPLDRESQSKYDVTIIAKDAGQPSLSSEKTISVVVSDVNDNSPEFSLSPYTFYVTEANEPGASVFSVRAFDRDETDNALISYHILRDGSKDNKVTSFLNINTENGDILALKSFDFESLKTFQFQVVASDSGTPSLSSNVTVNVFILDQNDNAPVILYPVSSNGSAEGVEEVPRNVNAGHLVTKVRAYDADIGYNGWLLFSLQEVTDHSLFGLDRYTGQIRTLRSFTETDEAEHKLVILVKDNGNVSLSATATVMVKVVEPKEAFAAADVKSATKDEKDNNVTFYLMITLGSVSTLFLISIIVLIAMQCSKSTDNTSKYIQEPNYDGTLCHSIQYRSGEKRYMLVGPRMSIGSTIVPGSHANTLMLPDRRTSGEVRQNALLQNMFTGEPFQLPPECTWTDICPKRCHKMMITVEFKTKTET; encoded by the coding sequence ATGGAACAAAGAAGATCCGAGGAACGAATGGCGAGAGGATATTTGGTCGGCTGCGTGGTTGCGGTGCTTTTGTGCAGCGGAGCTTCTGCGCAATCACGATATTCCATCTCTGAGGAAGTTAACGAAGGAACGGTGGTTGGAAATATAGCAAAGGATCTGGGATTGGATAAAAGCACactgagagacaggaagtatcGGATTGTTTCTAGTAATGCGGATCATCTTTTCCATGTGAATCAGAATGACGGTGTCCTGTATGTGAGCCGTAAAATAGACAGAGAAGAGGTGTGCGCGCAGAGCAGTACGTGTTTAATTAATCTGAAAACTGTGCTAGAAAACCCTCTGGAGGTGCATTATGTTGACGTGGAGGTGCTGGATATAAACGACCATTCTCCCAGTTTCCCTGAGAAAGTGACAACGTTGGAGATGTCAGAATCTGTAACACCTGGAGCACGTATTCAATTAAATGCCGCACGTGATCCAGACAGTGGTCATTTTTCAGTGCAACACTATAAACTCAGCGACAATGATCACTTCCGTTTGGAAGTTAAGGATAAAGGAGAAGATGGTAAAATACCAATATTAATAGTTAAAAAAGCTGTAGACAGAGAAACTACAGGAAGCCACTCATTGGTACTGACAGCACTGGACGGAGGAAAACCTCCCAAATCTGGTGAAATTAAGATTTTAGTAAATGTTTTAGATATTAATGATAATGCACCTGTTTTCTCTAAAGATGTTTATTTTGTGATGCTGGATGAAAATGCACCAACAGGCACAACAGTCATACAAGTGAATGCAACTGATTTAGATGAGGGTTCAAACGGAGAAGTAGTTTACTCGTTTACTATCAATCAAAGGTTATTAAAATTATTTGATATAAATCCATTAACAGGAGAGATAATTGTGAAAGGTTTAATTGATTATGAGGAGAGGGACAAATATGAGATTGAAATTCGAGCATCAGATAAAGGTCTTGCTCCTCTGGCAACAGAAAAAAGTGTTATGATAAAAATAGTTGACATTAATGATAACGCACCTGTGATTGAagtgacgtcattttcaaactCCATCCCTGAAGATTCCAGACCTGGAACTACAGTTGCCCTTATTAGTGTAAATGACTTGGACTCTGGTCTCAATGGAAAAGTGATTTGCTCCATAGGTGAGAATGTTCCTTTTGCTTTATCACCATCTTTACGCGACAACATGTATTCATTAGTCACCAAATCACCTCTGGACAGGGAGAGCCAGTCAAAGTATGATGTCACAATTATTGCGAAAGATGCTGGCCAGCCTTCATTATCATCTGAAAAGACAATAAGTGTTGTGGTGTCAGACGTGAATGACAACAGTCCAGAGTTTTCACTGAGTCCTTATACTTTCTATGTCACTGAAGCAAATGAGCCAGGAGCCTCTGTGTTTTCTGTTAGAGCTTTTGATCGTGATGAGACTGACAATGCTCTAATATCCTATCATATTCTAAGAGATGGAAGCAAAGATAATAAAGTAACTTCATTTCTCAACATTAATACTGAGAATGGAGATATTTTGGCTCTAAAAAGTTTTGACTTTGAAAGTCTGAAAACGTTCCAGTTCCAAGTTGTCGCCTCAGATTCTGGAACTCCGTCACTCAGCAGCAACGTCACAGTGAACGTGTTCATTCTGGATCAGAACGACAACGCTCCAGTCATCCTGTACCCAGTCAGCTCTAACGGTTCTGCTGAAGGTGTGGAGGAGGTTCCCCGCAATGTGAACGCAGGACACTTGGTGACTAAAGTCAGAGCCTATGACGCTGATATAGGATATAACGGCTGGCTGCTGTTTTCACTGCAGGAAGTTACTGACCACAGTCTCTTTGGGTTGGACCGCTATACAGGACAGATCAGAACCCTTCGCTCattcacagagacagacgaggCGGAGCATAAACTGGTCATACTGGTGAAAGACAATGGGAACGTGTCTCTCTCAGCAACAGCTACTGTGATGGTCAAAGTTGTGGAGCCCAAAGAGGCTTTTGCTGCCGCTGATGTTAAAAGTGCAACAAAGGATGAGAAGGATAATAACGTGACTTTCTACCTGATGATAACTTTGGGCTCAGTTTCAACTCTTTTCCTCATCAGTATCATCGTGCTGATTGCAATGCAGTGCTCTAAATCCACAGACAACACTTCGAAATATATACAAGAGCCTAATTATGACGGGACCCTGTGTCACAGCATCCAGTACCGATCTGGAGAGAAACGCTACATGCTAGTTGGACCCAGAATGAGTATAGGATCTACTATAGTCCCGGGCAGCCACGCCAACACACTCATGCTGCCTGACAGGAGGACATCTGGAGAGGTAAGACAAAATGCATTGCTTCAAAACATGTTTACGGGCGAGCCATTCCAACTCCCCCCTGAGTGCACTTGGACAGACATATGTCCAAAACGATGTCATAAAATGATGATAACAGTGGAGTTTAAAACCAAAACAGAAACCTAA
- the LOC130209295 gene encoding protocadherin alpha-3-like, with translation MEQRRSERRRARGYLVGCVVAVLLWSGASAQSRYSISEEVNEGTVVGNIAKDLGLDKSTLRERKFRIVSSNADHLFHVNQNDGVLYVSRKIDREEVCAQSSTCLINLKTVLENPLEVHYVEVEVLDINDHSPSFPEKEKRFEMSESVLPGARFQLKPSRDRDSGQFSVQQYKLSHNDHFRLEVKDKGKDGKIPILVVQKPLDRETAGSISLVLTALDGGKPPKSGTMNILVNVLDVNDNAPVFTKDVYSVVLGENAAVGTKVIQVHSTDLDQGQNGEVVYSFSNSMSQNILNIFEINPLTGEITVRGLIDYEENDIYEIEIEASDKGLVPLTTEKSVIIKIVDINDNAPEIEVTSFSNSIPEDSRPGTTVALISVNDLDSGLNGKVICSIDEDVPFALSPSLRDNMYSLVTKSPLDRERQSKYDVTIIAKDAGQPSLSSKKTISVVVSDVNDNSPEFSLSPDTFYVTEANEPGASVFSVKAFDRDETENALISYHILGDVNKDNQVTSFLNINTENGDILALKSFDFESLKTFQFQVVASDSGTPSLSSNVTVNVFILDQNDNAPVILYPVSSNGSAEGVEEVPRNVNAGHLVTKVRAYDADIGYNGWLLFSLQEVTDHSLFGLDRYTGQIRTLRSFTETDEAHKLVILVKDNGNVSLSATATVMVKVVEPKEAFAAADVKSATKDEDDNNVTFYLMITLGSVSTLFLISIIVLVAMQCSKSTDYTSKYIQEPNYDGTLCHSIQYRSGEKRYMLVGPRMSIGSTIVPGSHANTLMLPDRRTPGEVRYISVQVL, from the exons ATGGAACAAAGAAGATCCGAGAGGCGAAGGGCGAGAGGATATTTGGTCGGCTGCGTGGTTGCGGTGCTTTTGTGGAGCGGAGCTTCTGCGCAATCACGATATTCCATCTCTGAGGAAGTTAACGAAGGAACTGTGGTTGGAAATATAGCAAAGGACCTGGGATTGGATAAAAGCACACTGAGAGAGAGGAAGTTTCGGATTGTTTCTAGTAATGCCGATCATCTTTTCCATGTGAATCAGAATGACGGTGTCCTGTATGTGAGCCGTAAGATAGACAGAGAAGAGGTGTGCGCGCAGAGCAGTACGTGTTTAATTAATCTGAAAACTGTGCTAGAAAACCCTCTGGAGGTGCATTATGTTGAAGTGGAGGTGCTGGATATAAACGACCATTCTCCCAGTTTCCCTGAGAAAGAGAAACGATTTGAGATGTCTGAGTCCGTGTTGCCCGGAGCGCGATTTCAGCTCAAACCCTCGCGGGATCGAGACAGCGGTCAATTCTCCGTGCAGCAATATAAACTCAGCCACAATGATCATTTCCGTTTGGAAGTTAAGGATAAAGGAAAAGATGGCAAAATACCAATATTGGTTGTACAAAAACCTTTAGACAGAGAAACTGCAGGAAGCATCTCATTGGTACTGACAGCACTCGACGGAGGAAAACCTCCCAAATCTGGTACTATGAATATTCTAGTTAATGTTTTGGATGTTAATGATAATGCACCTGTTTTCACAAAAGATGTTTACTCTGTTGTGCTTGGTGAAAATGCTGCAGTCGGAACAAAAGTCATACAAGTTCATTCAACTGATTTAGACCAAGGACAAAATGGTGAAGTGGTTTACTCATTTAGCAACAGCATGAgtcaaaatatattaaacatatttgagATCAATCCATTAACAGGTGAGATCACTGTTAGAGGTTTAATAGACTATGAAGAGAATGACATATATGAAATTGAAATTGAGGCATCAGATAAAGGTCTCGTTCCTCTTACAACAGAAAAAAGTGTAATTATCAAGATAGTGGACATTAATGATAACGCACCTGAGATTGAAGTGACTTCATTTTCAAACTCCATCCCTGAAGATTCCAGACCTGGAACTACAGTTGCCCTTATTAGTGTGAATGACTTGGACTCTGGTCTCAATGGAAAAGTTATTTGCTCCATTGATGAGGATGTTCCTTTTGCTTTATCACCATCTTTACGAGACAACATGTATTCATTAGTCACCAAATCACCtctggacagagagagacagtcaaAGTATGATGTCACAATTATTGCGAAAGATGCTGGCCAGCCTTCATTATCATCTAAAAAGACAATAAGTGTTGTGGTGTCAGACGTGAATGACAACAGTCCAGAGTTTTCACTGAGTCCTGATACGTTCTATGTCACTGAAGCTAATGAGCCAGGAGCCTCTGTGTTTTCTGTTAAAGCTTTTGACCGTGATGAGACTGAGAATGCTCTAATATCCTATCATATTCTCGGAGATGTAAACAAAGATAATCAAGTAACTTCCTTTCTCAACATTAATACTGAGAATGGAGATATTTTGGCTCTAAAAAGTTTTGACTTTGAAAGTCTGAAAACGTTCCAGTTCCAAGTTGTTGCCTCAGATTCTGGAACTCCGTCACTCAGCAGCAACGTCACAGTGAACGTGTTCATTCTGGATCAGAACGACAACGCTCCAGTCATCCTGTACCCAGTCAGCTCGAACGGTTCTGCTGAAGGTGTGGAGGAGGTTCCCCGCAATGTGAACGCAGGACACTTGGTGACTAAAGTCAGAGCCTATGACGCTGATATAGGATATAACGGCTGGCTGCTGTTTTCACTGCAGGAAGTTACTGACCACAGTCTCTTTGGGTTGGACCGCTATACAGGACAGATCAGAACCCTTCGCTCattcacagagacagacgaggCGCATAAACTGGTCATACTGGTGAAAGACAATGGGAACGTGTCCCTCTCAGCAACAGCTACTGTGATGGTCAAAGTTGTGGAGCCCAAAGAGGCTTTTGCTGCCGCTGATGTTAAAAGTGCAACAAAGGATGAGGATGATAATAACGTGACTTTCTACCTGATGATAACTTTGGGCTCAGTTTCAACTCTTTTTCTCATCAGTATCATCGTGCTGGTTGCAATGCAGTGCTCTAAATCCACAGACTACACTTCTAAATATATACAAGAGCCTAATTATGACGGGACCCTGTGTCACAGCATCCAGTACAGATCTGGAGAGAAACGCTACATGCTAGTTGGACCCAGAATGAGTATAGGATCTACTATAGTCCCGGGCAGCCACGCCAACACACTCATGCTGCCTGACAGGAGGACACCTGGAGAGGTAAGATACATTTCTGTGCAAG TACTTTAG
- the LOC130209296 gene encoding protocadherin alpha-3-like, whose amino-acid sequence MEQRRSERRRARGYLVGCMVAVLLWSGASAQSRYAISEEVNEGTVVGNIAKDLGLDKSTLRDRKYRIVSSNADHLFHVNQNDGVLYVSRKIDREEVCAQSNTCLINLKTVLENPLEVHYVDVEVLDINDHSPSFPEKVTTLEMSESVPPGVRIQLNAARDPDSGHFSVQHYKLSHNDHFRLEVKDKAEYGKIPILVVKKPLDRETAGSHSLVLTALDGGKPPKSGEIKILVNVLDVNDNAPVFSKDVYSVMLDENAPVGTTVIEVNATDLDEGPNGEVVYSFTINQRLLQLFDINPLTGEIIVKGLIDYEERDKYEIEIRASDKGLAPMATEKSVMIKIVDINDNAPVIEVTSFSNSIPEDSRPGTTVALISVNDLDSGLNGKVICSIGENVPFALSPSLRDNMYSLVTKLLLDKEKKSQYDVTIIAKDAGQPSLSSEKTISVVLSDVNDNSPEFSLSPYTFYVTEANEPGASVFSVRAFDRDETDNALISYHILRDGSKDNKVTSFLNINTENGDILALKSFDFESLKTFQFQVVASDSGTPSLSSNVTVNVFILDQNDNAPVILYPVSSNGSAEGVEEVPRNVNAGHLVTKVRAYDADIGYNGWLLFSLQEVTDHSLFGLDRYTGQIRTLRSFTETDEAEHKLVILVKDNGNVSLSATATVVVKVVEPKEAFAATDVKSATKDEEDNNVTFYLMITLGSVSTLFLISIIVLVAMQCSKSTDTSKYIQEPNYDGTLCHSIQYRSGEKRYMLVGPRMSIGSTIVPGSHANTLMLPDRRTPGEVRHLKQIVY is encoded by the coding sequence ATGGAACAAAGAAGATCCGAGAGACGAAGGGCGAGAGGATATTTGGTCGGCTGCATGGTTGCGGTGCTTTTGTGGAGCGGAGCTTCTGCGCAATCACGATATGCCATCTCTGAGGAAGTAAACGAAGGAACTGTGGTTGGAAATATAGCAAAGGATCTGGGATTGGATAAAAGCACactgagagacaggaagtatcGGATTGTTTCTAGCAATGCCGATCATCTTTTCCATGTAAATCAGAATGACGGTGTCCTGTATGTGAGCCGTAAGATAGACAGAGAAGAGGTGTGCGCGCAGAGCAATACGTGTTTAATTAACCTAAAAACCGTGCTAGAAAACCCTCTGGAAGTGCATTATGTTGACGTGGAGGTGCTGGATATAAACGACCATTCTCCCAGTTTCCCTGAGAAAGTGACAACGTTGGAGATGTCAGAGTCTGTACCACCTGGAGTACGTATCCAATTAAATGCCGCACGTGATCCAGACAGTGGTCATTTTTCAGTGCAACACTATAAACTCAGCCACAACGATCACTTCCGTTTGGAAGTTAAGGATAAAGCAGAATATGGTAAAATACCAATATTAGTCGTAAAAAAACCTTTAGATAGAGAAACTGCTGGAAGCCACTCATTGGTACTGACAGCACTGGACGGAGGAAAACCTCCGAAATCTGGTGAAATTAAGATTTTAGTAAATGTTTTAGATGTTAATGATAACGCACCTGTTTTCTCTAAAGATGTTTATTCAGTGATGCTGGATGAAAATGCTCCAGTAGGCACAACAGTCATAGAAGTGAATGCAACTGATTTAGATGAGGGTCCAAACGGAGAAGTTGTATACTCGTTTACTATCAATCAAAGGttattacaattgtttgataTAAATCCATTAACAGGAGAGATCATCGTGAAAGGTTTAATAGATTATGAGGAGAGAGACAAATACGAGATTGAAATTCGAGCATCAGATAAAGGTCTGGCTCCTATGGCAACCGAAAAAAGTGTTATGATCAAAATAGTTGACATTAATGATAACGCACCTGTGATTGAAGTGACGTCATTCTCAAACTCTATCCCTGAAGATTCCAGACCTGGAACTACAGTTGCCCTTATTAGTGTAAATGACTTGGACTCTGGTCTTAATGGAAAAGTTATTTGCTCCATAGGTGAGAATGTTCCTTTTGCTTTATCTCCATCTTTACGCGACAACATGTATTCATTAGTCACCAAATTACTTCTcgataaagaaaaaaagtcacaataTGATGTGACAATTATTGCAAAAGATGCTGGCCAGCCTTCATTATCATCTGAAAAGACAATAAGCGTTGTGTTGTCAGACGTAAATGACAACAGTCCAGAGTTTTCACTGAGTCCTTATACTTTCTATGTCACTGAAGCTAATGAGCCAGGAGCCTCTGTGTTTTCTGTTAGAGCTTTTGACCGTGATGAGACTGACAATGCTCTAATATCCTATCATATTCTCAGAGATGGAAGCAAAGATAATAAAGTAACTTCATTTCTCAACATTAATACTGAGAATGGAGATATTTTGGCTCTAAAAAGTTTTGACTTTGAAAGTCTGAAAACGTTCCAGTTCCAAGTTGTCGCCTCAGATTCTGGAACTCCGTCACTCAGCAGCAACGTCACAGTGAACGTGTTCATTCTGGATCAGAACGACAACGCTCCAGTCATCCTGTACCCAGTCAGCTCTAACGGTTCTGCTGAAGGTGTGGAGGAGGTTCCCCGCAATGTGAACGCAGGACACTTGGTGACTAAAGTCAGAGCCTATGACGCTGATATAGGATATAACGGCTGGCTGCTGTTTTCACTGCAAGAAGTTACTGACCACAGTCTCTTTGGGTTGGACCGCTATACAGGACAGATCAGAACCCTTCGCTCATTCACAGAGACAGATGAGGCGGAGCATAAACTGGTCATACTGGTGAAAGACAATGGGAACGTGTCTCTCTCAGCAACAGCTACTGTGGTGGTCAAAGTTGTGGAGCCCAAAGAGGCTTTTGCTGCCACTGATGTTAAAAGTGCAacaaaggatgaggaggataatAACGTGACTTTCTACCTGATGATAACTTTGGGCTCAGTTTCAACTCTTTTTCTCATCAGTATCATCGTGCTGGTTGCAATGCAGTGCTCTAAATCCACAGACACTTCTAAATATATACAAGAGCCTAATTATGACGGGACCCTGTGTCACAGCATCCAGTACCGATCTGGAGAGAAACGCTACATGCTAGTTGGACCCAGAATGAGTATAGGATCTACTATAGTCCCGGGCAGCCACGCCAACACACTCATGCTGCCTGACAGGAGGACTCCTGGAGAGGtaagacatttaaaacaaattgtgTATTAG
- the LOC130209297 gene encoding protocadherin alpha-3-like, protein MGMNSKSRTKDCSWFAFSLALLLFGELTLAQITYSIAEEVRDGTVVGNVAKDLGLDINSLIARRFRVVSGSKDAIFAVNQHNGALYVDKHIDREELCQGSGACLMELKILVESPLEIHYVVVEITDVNDHAPSFPEREQIFEIAEHTLPGRRFQLHTARDPDAGMNSIRTYTLSTNEHFEVNIRQSDAGKIPFLVLKKSLDREQTNKHDILVTAVDGGKPPKSATLNVSIIVLDSNDNRPIFSQEIYQIELQENVAVGTSVFKMNATDLDEDTNGKVEYSLGKTLTRKIYDMFELDKLSGEIIVKGVVDYEENDAYELDVEASDKGTPPLIGECRVIIKIKDVNDNAPEIEVTSLSNTVSENSKPGTVISLISVTDKDSGVNGKIISHISNDAPFELKPSYKENIYSVVTKGVLDREMVSHYEIIIKATDCGEPPLSTVKTLSIQISDVNDNRPHFSQNPLQFYLLENNAAGNSIFSVSATDKDVNDNAVISYNIVRESSQNDIMSFLNIHSDNGHISALKSFDFESLKTFQFQVVASDSGTPSQSSNVTVNVFILDQNDNAPVILYPVSSNGSAEGVEEVPRNVNAGHLVTKVRAYDADIGYNGWLLFSLQEVTDRSLFGLDRYTGQIRTLRSFTETDEAEHKLVILVKDNGNVSLSATATVMVKVMEPKEAFAAADVKSATKDEEDNNVTFYLMITLGSVSTLFLISIIVLVAMQCSKSTDYTSKYIQEPNYDGTLCHSIQYRSGEKRYMLVGPRMSIGSTIVPGSHANTLMPPDRRYATTEVRHV, encoded by the coding sequence ATGGGGATGAATTCAAAATCTCGGACAAAGGACTGCTCCTGGTTTGCTTTTTCTTTGGCTCTCTTGCTGTTCGGAGAACTGACTTTGGCTCAGATAACATATTCTATTGCCGAGGAGGTACGAGACGGAACTGTTGTTGGAAATGTCGCAAAGGATCTTGGTCTCGACATCAATTCTTTGATCGCTCGGCGGTTCCGTGTTGTATCTGGAAGTAAGGACGCTATCTTTGCGGTAAACCAGCACAATGGCGCATTGTACGTCGACAAGCACATTGACAGGGAGGAGCTCTGCCAGGGCAGCGGTGCTTGTCTGATGGAGCTAAAGATCCTCGTTGAAAGCCCTTTGGAAATACACTACGTCGTTGTAGAAATCACTGATGTAAATGATCACGCTCCTAGTTTTCCTGAAAGGGAACAGATATTTGAAATAGCTGAGCATACATTACCAGGAAGGCGATTTCAACTGCACACTGCTCGTGATCCCGATGCCGGAATGAACTCAATCCGTACATACACGTTGTCGACAAATGAACATTTTGAAGTAAATATCCGTCAGAGCGATGCGGGTAAAATACCATTTTTAGTGCTGAAGAAGTCGTTAGACAGAGAACAAACGAATAAACATGATATACTGGTTACAGCAGTTGATGGAGGTAAACCTCCCAAATCTGCGACACTAAATGTTTCTATTATTGTTCTTGACAGTAATGATAATCGTCCGATATTTAGTCAGGAGATTTACCAAATTGAATTACAGGAAAACGTTGCGGTTGGTACTTCTGTATTTAAAATGAATGCAACAGATCTGGATGAGGACACGAATGGGAAAGTTGAGTACAGCCTCGGAAAAACCTTAACGCGTAAAATATATGACATGTTTGAATTGGACAAACTAAGTGGAGAAATTATAGTTAAAGGGGTAGTGGATTATGAAGAAAACGACGCATATGAACTTGATGTTGAGGCATCCGATAAAGGAACGCCTCCACTGATAGGTGAGTGTAGAGTCATTATAAAGATTAAAGATGTCAATGATAATGCACCAGAAATAGAAGTAACATCACTGTCAAACACAGTGTCTGAAAACTCAAAGCCTGGAACAGTTATTTCACTTATTAGTGTCACGGATAAAGACTCCGGTGTCAATGGAAAAATTATTTCGCACATATCCAATGACGCCCCTTTTGAATTAAAACCCTCCTATAAGGAGAATATATATTCAGTTGTTACGAAGGGAGTTTTGGATCGAGAGATGGTTTCAcattatgaaataataataaaagccaCGGATTGTGGTGAACCTCCATTATCTACTGTTAAAACACTGAGTATTCAGATATCAGATGTAAATGACAACAGACCACATTTCTCGCAAAATCCATTACAGTTTTACCTTTTAGAAAATAACGCTGCTGGAAATTCAATTTTCTCTGTTTCCGCAACGGACAAAGACGTGAATGACAATGCagttatatcatataatatagtGAGAGAAAGTAGTCAGAATGACATTATGTCTTTCCTAAATATTCATTCTGATAACGGACACATATCTGCGCTAAAAAGTTTTGACTTTGAAAGTCTGAAAACGTTCCAGTTCCAAGTTGTTGCCTCAGATTCTGGAACTCCGTCACAAAGCAGCAACGTCACAGTGAACGTGTTCATTCTGGATCAGAACGACAACGCTCCAGTCATCCTGTACCCAGTCAGCTCTAACGGTTCTGCTGAAGGTGTGGAGGAGGTTCCCCGCAATGTGAACGCAGGACACTTGGTGACTAAAGTCAGAGCCTATGACGCTGATATAGGATATAACGGCTGGCTGCTGTTTTCACTGCAGGAAGTTACTGACCGCAGTCTCTTTGGGTTGGACCGCTATACAGGACAGATCAGAACCCTTCGCTCattcacagagacagacgaggCGGAGCATAAACTGGTCATACTGGTGAAAGACAATGGGAACGTGTCTCTCTCAGCAACAGCTACTGTGATGGTCAAAGTTATGGAGCCCAAAGAGGCTTTTGCTGCCGCTGATGTTAAAAGTGCAacaaaggatgaggaggataatAACGTGACTTTCTACCTGATGATAACTTTGGGCTCAGTTTCAACTCTTTTCCTCATCAGTATCATCGTGCTGGTTGCAATGCAGTGCTCTAAATCCACAGACTACACTTCTAAATACATACAAGAGCCTAATTATGACGGGACCCTGTGTCACAGCATCCAGTACCGATCTGGAGAGAAACGCTACATGCTAGTTGGACCCAGAATGAGTATAGGATCTACTATAGTCCCGGGCAGCCACGCCAACACACTCATGCCCCCTGACAGGAGGTATGCGACTACAGAGGTAAGACATGTTTAa